Proteins encoded together in one Branchiostoma lanceolatum isolate klBraLanc5 chromosome 11, klBraLanc5.hap2, whole genome shotgun sequence window:
- the LOC136445436 gene encoding 5'-AMP-activated protein kinase catalytic subunit alpha-2-like isoform X2, with translation MADHRERTLSGSQSGKVKIGHYVLGDTLGVGTFGKVKVGEHALTGHKVAVKILNRQKIKSLDVVGKIRREIQNLKLFRHPHIIKLYQVISTPADIFMVMEYVSGGELFDYIVKHGKLKEAEARRFFQQIISGVDYCHRHMIVHRDLKPENLLLDSNRNVRIADFGLSNMMADGEFLRTSCGSPNYAAPEVISGKLYAGPEVDVWSCGVILYALLCGTLPFDDEHVPTLFKKIKGGVFPIPDHLSPTVVGLLRHMLEVDPVKRATIPEIREHEWTKIDMPAYLFPLDEQDTNVVDYDAVREVCEKFECKETEVISGLLGGDPHNPLAVAYHLIVDNKRIEREVASSRSSFLRSVSVPADELKKCVLQRQAAKNMKMKDWYLATSPPPETSFIEERMVAPPISPLKPFPDRPTRTSRPTSGGKTLVQPASALDTVISKERRLPTPSKKAKWHLGIRSQSKPHDIMSEVYRAMKQLNYEWKMVNPFHLRVRRKNPVTQRHAKMSLQLYQVDQKSYLLDFKSLSNAPDPEDGGGSSDGSRPSTPLGSQTSLATPTTPTGSTHPQQTGTHHASAGVHHTLEFFEMCAALITTLAR, from the exons ATGGCGGACCATCGTGAGAGAACTCTGTCCGGGTCTCAGTCGGGAAAGGTGAAAATTGGCCACTATGTTCTCGGCGACACCCTCGGAGTAGGAACCTTTGGCAAAGTGAAAG TTGGGGAGCATGCGCTGACAGGTCACAAGGTGGCTGTGAAGATCCTGAACCGGCAGAAAATCAAGAGTTTAGACGTGGTGGGGAAAATCCGGCGCGAGATCCAGAACCTGAAGCTCTTCAGACATCCGCATATCATTAAACT GTATCAGGTGATCAGCACCCCTGCTGACATCTTCATGGTGATGGAGTATGTGTCTGGGGGAGAACTGTTTGATTACATTGTCAAACATGGCAAG CTGAAGGAAGCTGAGGCCCGTCGGTTCTTCCAACAAATCATATCGGGTGTGGACTACTGTCACAGGCACATGATCGTTCACAGGGACCTGAAACCTGAGAACCTTCTACTGGACTCCAACAGAAATGTTAGAATAGCTGATTTCG GTCTGTCTAACATGATGGCTGACGGAGAGTTCCTCCGTACAAGCTGTGGATCGCCAAACTACGCTGCACCTGAAGTCATCTCCGGGAA ACTGTATGCAGGTCCAGAGGTGGATGTGTGGAGCTGTGGAGTCATcctgtatgctttactatgtgGAACT CTTCCATTTGATGATGAACATGTCCCAACACTGTTCAAGAAAATTAAAG GAGGGGTGTTCCCCATCCCAGACCACCTGTCCCCTACTGTGGTGGGACTACTCAGGCACATGTTGGAGGTGGACCCTGTCAAGCGCGCCACCATCCCCGAGATAAG AGAACACGAGTGGACAAAGATCGACATGCCCGCGTACTTGTTCCCATTGGATGAACAGGATACAAACGTGGTAGACTACGACGCTGTGAGGGAAGTGTGTGAG AAATTTGAGTGCAAAGAGACAGAAGTCATCAGTGGCCTGCTGGGCGGAGACCCTCACAACCCGCTAGCCGTGGCGTACCATCTCATCGTGGACAACAAACGCATCGAGAGAGAAG TCGCTAGCTCACGGTCATCTTTCCTTCGCAGTGTGTCTGTACCCGCAGACG AGTTGAAAAAATGTGTACTACAGCGTCAAG CTGCCAAGAACATGAAGATGAAGGACTGGTATCTGGCCACTAGCCCCCCTCCCGAGACATCATTCATCGAGGAAAGAATG GTTGCTCCTCCTATCTCGCCCCTCAAGCCTTTCCCGGACAGACCAA CTCGGACTTCACGGCCCACATCTGGAGGGAAGA CTCTGGTCCAACCTGCATCAGCCTTGGACACTGTTATATCCAAGGAGAGACGGCTTCCAACTCCATCCAAGAAGGCCAAGTGGCACCTAG GTATCCGCTCTCAGAGCAAGCCGCATGACATTATGAGTGAGGTGTACAGAGCTATGAAGCAACTCAACTAT GAATGGAAAATGGTTAACCCCTTTCATTTGAGAGTGAGGAGGAAAAACCCAGTGACACAGAGACAT GCCAAGATGAGCCTGCAGCTGTATCAGGTGGACCAGAAGAGTTACCTGCTGGACTTCAAGAGCCTCAGTAACGCTCCTGACCCAGAAGACGGAGGGGGAAGCA GTGATGGTAGCAGACCGTCCACCCCCTTGGGTAGCCAGACCTCCCTGGCGACCCCCACCACCCCCACGGGCAGCACCCACCCCCAGCAGACGGGCACGCACCACGCCTCCGCCGGCGTCCACCACACCCTGGAGTTCTTCGAGATGTGCGCTGCTCTCATCACCACCCTGGCGCGCTGA
- the LOC136445436 gene encoding 5'-AMP-activated protein kinase catalytic subunit alpha-2-like isoform X10, whose protein sequence is MADHRERTLSGSQSGKVKIGHYVLGDTLGVGTFGKVKVGEHALTGHKVAVKILNRQKIKSLDVVGKIRREIQNLKLFRHPHIIKLYQVISTPADIFMVMEYVSGGELFDYIVKHGKLKEAEARRFFQQIISGVDYCHRHMIVHRDLKPENLLLDSNRNVRIADFGLSNMMADGEFLRTSCGSPNYAAPEVISGKLYAGPEVDVWSCGVILYALLCGTLPFDDEHVPTLFKKIKGGVFPIPDHLSPTVVGLLRHMLEVDPVKRATIPEIREHEWTKIDMPAYLFPLDEQDTNVVDYDAVREVCEKFECKETEVISGLLGGDPHNPLAVAYHLIVDNKRIEREAAKNMKMKDWYLATSPPPETSFIEERMVAPPISPLKPFPDRPTLVQPASALDTVISKERRLPTPSKKAKWHLGIRSQSKPHDIMSEVYRAMKQLNYEWKMVNPFHLRVRRKNPVTQRHAKMSLQLYQVDQKSYLLDFKSLSNAPDPEDGGGSSDGSRPSTPLGSQTSLATPTTPTGSTHPQQTGTHHASAGVHHTLEFFEMCAALITTLAR, encoded by the exons ATGGCGGACCATCGTGAGAGAACTCTGTCCGGGTCTCAGTCGGGAAAGGTGAAAATTGGCCACTATGTTCTCGGCGACACCCTCGGAGTAGGAACCTTTGGCAAAGTGAAAG TTGGGGAGCATGCGCTGACAGGTCACAAGGTGGCTGTGAAGATCCTGAACCGGCAGAAAATCAAGAGTTTAGACGTGGTGGGGAAAATCCGGCGCGAGATCCAGAACCTGAAGCTCTTCAGACATCCGCATATCATTAAACT GTATCAGGTGATCAGCACCCCTGCTGACATCTTCATGGTGATGGAGTATGTGTCTGGGGGAGAACTGTTTGATTACATTGTCAAACATGGCAAG CTGAAGGAAGCTGAGGCCCGTCGGTTCTTCCAACAAATCATATCGGGTGTGGACTACTGTCACAGGCACATGATCGTTCACAGGGACCTGAAACCTGAGAACCTTCTACTGGACTCCAACAGAAATGTTAGAATAGCTGATTTCG GTCTGTCTAACATGATGGCTGACGGAGAGTTCCTCCGTACAAGCTGTGGATCGCCAAACTACGCTGCACCTGAAGTCATCTCCGGGAA ACTGTATGCAGGTCCAGAGGTGGATGTGTGGAGCTGTGGAGTCATcctgtatgctttactatgtgGAACT CTTCCATTTGATGATGAACATGTCCCAACACTGTTCAAGAAAATTAAAG GAGGGGTGTTCCCCATCCCAGACCACCTGTCCCCTACTGTGGTGGGACTACTCAGGCACATGTTGGAGGTGGACCCTGTCAAGCGCGCCACCATCCCCGAGATAAG AGAACACGAGTGGACAAAGATCGACATGCCCGCGTACTTGTTCCCATTGGATGAACAGGATACAAACGTGGTAGACTACGACGCTGTGAGGGAAGTGTGTGAG AAATTTGAGTGCAAAGAGACAGAAGTCATCAGTGGCCTGCTGGGCGGAGACCCTCACAACCCGCTAGCCGTGGCGTACCATCTCATCGTGGACAACAAACGCATCGAGAGAGAAG CTGCCAAGAACATGAAGATGAAGGACTGGTATCTGGCCACTAGCCCCCCTCCCGAGACATCATTCATCGAGGAAAGAATG GTTGCTCCTCCTATCTCGCCCCTCAAGCCTTTCCCGGACAGACCAA CTCTGGTCCAACCTGCATCAGCCTTGGACACTGTTATATCCAAGGAGAGACGGCTTCCAACTCCATCCAAGAAGGCCAAGTGGCACCTAG GTATCCGCTCTCAGAGCAAGCCGCATGACATTATGAGTGAGGTGTACAGAGCTATGAAGCAACTCAACTAT GAATGGAAAATGGTTAACCCCTTTCATTTGAGAGTGAGGAGGAAAAACCCAGTGACACAGAGACAT GCCAAGATGAGCCTGCAGCTGTATCAGGTGGACCAGAAGAGTTACCTGCTGGACTTCAAGAGCCTCAGTAACGCTCCTGACCCAGAAGACGGAGGGGGAAGCA GTGATGGTAGCAGACCGTCCACCCCCTTGGGTAGCCAGACCTCCCTGGCGACCCCCACCACCCCCACGGGCAGCACCCACCCCCAGCAGACGGGCACGCACCACGCCTCCGCCGGCGTCCACCACACCCTGGAGTTCTTCGAGATGTGCGCTGCTCTCATCACCACCCTGGCGCGCTGA
- the LOC136445436 gene encoding 5'-AMP-activated protein kinase catalytic subunit alpha-2-like isoform X4: MADHRERTLSGSQSGKVKIGHYVLGDTLGVGTFGKVKVGEHALTGHKVAVKILNRQKIKSLDVVGKIRREIQNLKLFRHPHIIKLYQVISTPADIFMVMEYVSGGELFDYIVKHGKLKEAEARRFFQQIISGVDYCHRHMIVHRDLKPENLLLDSNRNVRIADFGLSNMMADGEFLRTSCGSPNYAAPEVISGKLYAGPEVDVWSCGVILYALLCGTLPFDDEHVPTLFKKIKGGVFPIPDHLSPTVVGLLRHMLEVDPVKRATIPEIREHEWTKIDMPAYLFPLDEQDTNVVDYDAVREVCEVLHKFECKETEVISGLLGGDPHNPLAVAYHLIVDNKRIEREVASSRSSFLRSVSVPADELKKCVLQRQAAKNMKMKDWYLATSPPPETSFIEERMVAPPISPLKPFPDRPTLVQPASALDTVISKERRLPTPSKKAKWHLGIRSQSKPHDIMSEVYRAMKQLNYEWKMVNPFHLRVRRKNPVTQRHAKMSLQLYQVDQKSYLLDFKSLSNAPDPEDGGGSSDGSRPSTPLGSQTSLATPTTPTGSTHPQQTGTHHASAGVHHTLEFFEMCAALITTLAR; encoded by the exons ATGGCGGACCATCGTGAGAGAACTCTGTCCGGGTCTCAGTCGGGAAAGGTGAAAATTGGCCACTATGTTCTCGGCGACACCCTCGGAGTAGGAACCTTTGGCAAAGTGAAAG TTGGGGAGCATGCGCTGACAGGTCACAAGGTGGCTGTGAAGATCCTGAACCGGCAGAAAATCAAGAGTTTAGACGTGGTGGGGAAAATCCGGCGCGAGATCCAGAACCTGAAGCTCTTCAGACATCCGCATATCATTAAACT GTATCAGGTGATCAGCACCCCTGCTGACATCTTCATGGTGATGGAGTATGTGTCTGGGGGAGAACTGTTTGATTACATTGTCAAACATGGCAAG CTGAAGGAAGCTGAGGCCCGTCGGTTCTTCCAACAAATCATATCGGGTGTGGACTACTGTCACAGGCACATGATCGTTCACAGGGACCTGAAACCTGAGAACCTTCTACTGGACTCCAACAGAAATGTTAGAATAGCTGATTTCG GTCTGTCTAACATGATGGCTGACGGAGAGTTCCTCCGTACAAGCTGTGGATCGCCAAACTACGCTGCACCTGAAGTCATCTCCGGGAA ACTGTATGCAGGTCCAGAGGTGGATGTGTGGAGCTGTGGAGTCATcctgtatgctttactatgtgGAACT CTTCCATTTGATGATGAACATGTCCCAACACTGTTCAAGAAAATTAAAG GAGGGGTGTTCCCCATCCCAGACCACCTGTCCCCTACTGTGGTGGGACTACTCAGGCACATGTTGGAGGTGGACCCTGTCAAGCGCGCCACCATCCCCGAGATAAG AGAACACGAGTGGACAAAGATCGACATGCCCGCGTACTTGTTCCCATTGGATGAACAGGATACAAACGTGGTAGACTACGACGCTGTGAGGGAAGTGTGTGAGGTACTGCAT AAATTTGAGTGCAAAGAGACAGAAGTCATCAGTGGCCTGCTGGGCGGAGACCCTCACAACCCGCTAGCCGTGGCGTACCATCTCATCGTGGACAACAAACGCATCGAGAGAGAAG TCGCTAGCTCACGGTCATCTTTCCTTCGCAGTGTGTCTGTACCCGCAGACG AGTTGAAAAAATGTGTACTACAGCGTCAAG CTGCCAAGAACATGAAGATGAAGGACTGGTATCTGGCCACTAGCCCCCCTCCCGAGACATCATTCATCGAGGAAAGAATG GTTGCTCCTCCTATCTCGCCCCTCAAGCCTTTCCCGGACAGACCAA CTCTGGTCCAACCTGCATCAGCCTTGGACACTGTTATATCCAAGGAGAGACGGCTTCCAACTCCATCCAAGAAGGCCAAGTGGCACCTAG GTATCCGCTCTCAGAGCAAGCCGCATGACATTATGAGTGAGGTGTACAGAGCTATGAAGCAACTCAACTAT GAATGGAAAATGGTTAACCCCTTTCATTTGAGAGTGAGGAGGAAAAACCCAGTGACACAGAGACAT GCCAAGATGAGCCTGCAGCTGTATCAGGTGGACCAGAAGAGTTACCTGCTGGACTTCAAGAGCCTCAGTAACGCTCCTGACCCAGAAGACGGAGGGGGAAGCA GTGATGGTAGCAGACCGTCCACCCCCTTGGGTAGCCAGACCTCCCTGGCGACCCCCACCACCCCCACGGGCAGCACCCACCCCCAGCAGACGGGCACGCACCACGCCTCCGCCGGCGTCCACCACACCCTGGAGTTCTTCGAGATGTGCGCTGCTCTCATCACCACCCTGGCGCGCTGA
- the LOC136445436 gene encoding 5'-AMP-activated protein kinase catalytic subunit alpha-2-like isoform X7 — MADHRERTLSGSQSGKVKIGHYVLGDTLGVGTFGKVKVGEHALTGHKVAVKILNRQKIKSLDVVGKIRREIQNLKLFRHPHIIKLYQVISTPADIFMVMEYVSGGELFDYIVKHGKLKEAEARRFFQQIISGVDYCHRHMIVHRDLKPENLLLDSNRNVRIADFGLSNMMADGEFLRTSCGSPNYAAPEVISGKLYAGPEVDVWSCGVILYALLCGTLPFDDEHVPTLFKKIKGGVFPIPDHLSPTVVGLLRHMLEVDPVKRATIPEIREHEWTKIDMPAYLFPLDEQDTNVVDYDAVREVCEKFECKETEVISGLLGGDPHNPLAVAYHLIVDNKRIEREAAKNMKMKDWYLATSPPPETSFIEERMVAPPISPLKPFPDRPTRTSRPTSGGKTLVQPASALDTVISKERRLPTPSKKAKWHLGIRSQSKPHDIMSEVYRAMKQLNYEWKMVNPFHLRVRRKNPVTQRHAKMSLQLYQVDQKSYLLDFKSLSNAPDPEDGGGSSDGSRPSTPLGSQTSLATPTTPTGSTHPQQTGTHHASAGVHHTLEFFEMCAALITTLAR, encoded by the exons ATGGCGGACCATCGTGAGAGAACTCTGTCCGGGTCTCAGTCGGGAAAGGTGAAAATTGGCCACTATGTTCTCGGCGACACCCTCGGAGTAGGAACCTTTGGCAAAGTGAAAG TTGGGGAGCATGCGCTGACAGGTCACAAGGTGGCTGTGAAGATCCTGAACCGGCAGAAAATCAAGAGTTTAGACGTGGTGGGGAAAATCCGGCGCGAGATCCAGAACCTGAAGCTCTTCAGACATCCGCATATCATTAAACT GTATCAGGTGATCAGCACCCCTGCTGACATCTTCATGGTGATGGAGTATGTGTCTGGGGGAGAACTGTTTGATTACATTGTCAAACATGGCAAG CTGAAGGAAGCTGAGGCCCGTCGGTTCTTCCAACAAATCATATCGGGTGTGGACTACTGTCACAGGCACATGATCGTTCACAGGGACCTGAAACCTGAGAACCTTCTACTGGACTCCAACAGAAATGTTAGAATAGCTGATTTCG GTCTGTCTAACATGATGGCTGACGGAGAGTTCCTCCGTACAAGCTGTGGATCGCCAAACTACGCTGCACCTGAAGTCATCTCCGGGAA ACTGTATGCAGGTCCAGAGGTGGATGTGTGGAGCTGTGGAGTCATcctgtatgctttactatgtgGAACT CTTCCATTTGATGATGAACATGTCCCAACACTGTTCAAGAAAATTAAAG GAGGGGTGTTCCCCATCCCAGACCACCTGTCCCCTACTGTGGTGGGACTACTCAGGCACATGTTGGAGGTGGACCCTGTCAAGCGCGCCACCATCCCCGAGATAAG AGAACACGAGTGGACAAAGATCGACATGCCCGCGTACTTGTTCCCATTGGATGAACAGGATACAAACGTGGTAGACTACGACGCTGTGAGGGAAGTGTGTGAG AAATTTGAGTGCAAAGAGACAGAAGTCATCAGTGGCCTGCTGGGCGGAGACCCTCACAACCCGCTAGCCGTGGCGTACCATCTCATCGTGGACAACAAACGCATCGAGAGAGAAG CTGCCAAGAACATGAAGATGAAGGACTGGTATCTGGCCACTAGCCCCCCTCCCGAGACATCATTCATCGAGGAAAGAATG GTTGCTCCTCCTATCTCGCCCCTCAAGCCTTTCCCGGACAGACCAA CTCGGACTTCACGGCCCACATCTGGAGGGAAGA CTCTGGTCCAACCTGCATCAGCCTTGGACACTGTTATATCCAAGGAGAGACGGCTTCCAACTCCATCCAAGAAGGCCAAGTGGCACCTAG GTATCCGCTCTCAGAGCAAGCCGCATGACATTATGAGTGAGGTGTACAGAGCTATGAAGCAACTCAACTAT GAATGGAAAATGGTTAACCCCTTTCATTTGAGAGTGAGGAGGAAAAACCCAGTGACACAGAGACAT GCCAAGATGAGCCTGCAGCTGTATCAGGTGGACCAGAAGAGTTACCTGCTGGACTTCAAGAGCCTCAGTAACGCTCCTGACCCAGAAGACGGAGGGGGAAGCA GTGATGGTAGCAGACCGTCCACCCCCTTGGGTAGCCAGACCTCCCTGGCGACCCCCACCACCCCCACGGGCAGCACCCACCCCCAGCAGACGGGCACGCACCACGCCTCCGCCGGCGTCCACCACACCCTGGAGTTCTTCGAGATGTGCGCTGCTCTCATCACCACCCTGGCGCGCTGA